The nucleotide sequence GTGACAGCGTGGTCCGATGGTCACGACATAGTTCTCGGAAACAGCCGGGACCGTGCGGGAAATCCCGTGATTACGTTTGATATGCACCTTGTACCAACGGCGCCAGATTTCGCGGCCATCGTCCAGGGAGAAGCAGCGGAGCGCATCGGCATTTTCCTTCGCATCATAATCCAGCAGGTACACCCGCCCGTTGAGAATGGCAGGGCCGGCGTAACCTTCCCCGAGATCTACTGTCCATAAAACAGGGGGGCCACCTGGTGGCCATGAGCTGGCTAATTTTTCCTCAGGCGGGGCGATGTTGTCATGGCGGGCACCGCGGAAGCAGGGCCAGGCGCCAGGGAGGAGACTGGGAATACCCGCGAAGCTCGCAAACTTTTCGCCTATCTTAATCACCTCGCCGGGGCTGGTCTGTGTGGAACTGGAAACCTCGCCTGGAACGGGAAGGCGGCGGGAAATCAAGGCGGTGTCTCCCGTATTCCGCCACCAGGCGAGTATTATGGCAGAAACAGCGACACCCGCGACAAGAACCGCGAGGACGGGAAGAAATTCCCTGGCCCTTTTTCCCAGTCGGAACATATGTTACTTACTCACATCCAGGACCACGATATCCCCTTTGTCATTTCGGCAGAAGATCCGGTCACGACACAGGATCGGGGCCGTCCAGCAGGTTTTCTCCAGGATTTTTCCGGCGGTAGCAAGTTGTTCAAAAGCGGTGGGGGTTGCCTTGACGACAAACAACTCCCCCTTATCATTGAGAACGATCAGTCGATCCCCTGCCGCTGTGAGAGAGCCAAAGCCCAGGTTGTGCGCCCATTTTTCCGCACCGGTGGCAAAATCAATACACTTCAGGGTGCCATTCCCTGTGTTCCCATCGATGCCGTAGAGAAATCCGTTGAGGAGAACGCAACTGCTGAATTGATTCCGCATGATCGTACTGGTCCACACATTCCGTGGCTCCGGGCCGCTGATGTCAATAACGGAGGCACCCTTGCCGTATCCGGATGAAAAGAAGACTTTCCCGTCAAAAGGGATGGGATCAGCCGCGTTGACGTCATAACTTGTTTCCCATTTGCTCGACCATAATTTTTTGCCTGTATTAAGTTCCGCGCCGTAAATGGCTTTCTCGCCGAACACCGCCATGCATTCCGTCTTTCCGGATGTGTACAATACTGGAGGGGCATAGCCTCCGGTTCCTGCCGGACTAGCCCAAATCTTTTCCCCTGTCAGCCGATTCAGCACAATGCCGTATTCACCGGCATTGAGCAGGAGCATATTGCCCTTAATCACCGGGGACGCGGAAAAGCCCCACTTCAGATTGCCGGCTTTGAAGTCCGTGATCAGGTTTTTCTGCCATTGAACGGCCCCTGTCTCTGCATTCAGGCAGAAGAGATGGCCCTCACGGCTCAGTGTATACACCAATTTTCCATCGGTGGCCGGTGTGGCCCTGGGTCCCGGGTAACTGCCTGCGGTGCAGGCATAGGAGTGCTGCCAGAGAGAAGCGCCGTCCTTGAGACTTAAGGCATACACGGTGTCCTGGTTGTTTTTATTTCCGGTCGTAAAGACCTTCTCGCCCGACACAGCCACGCCGGCATAACCGTTGCCAACATTGGTCTTCCAGGAAATTTTGCCGCCGTTCGAAACGGCCTGATGATTCCATTGGGAGTCCTGTGAAATCCCATCTTGATTGGAACCCCGGAACTGAGGCCAGTCCTTTTGATCTGCAGCCAGTATTTTCCCCGTTACAAGAACACCCAACACGATGCCACTGAATAAGAACTGTCGTTTCATCTAAATCTCCAATCTGCCTACTGCCCTCTG is from bacterium and encodes:
- a CDS encoding PQQ-binding-like beta-propeller repeat protein, whose product is MKRQFLFSGIVLGVLVTGKILAADQKDWPQFRGSNQDGISQDSQWNHQAVSNGGKISWKTNVGNGYAGVAVSGEKVFTTGNKNNQDTVYALSLKDGASLWQHSYACTAGSYPGPRATPATDGKLVYTLSREGHLFCLNAETGAVQWQKNLITDFKAGNLKWGFSASPVIKGNMLLLNAGEYGIVLNRLTGEKIWASPAGTGGYAPPVLYTSGKTECMAVFGEKAIYGAELNTGKKLWSSKWETSYDVNAADPIPFDGKVFFSSGYGKGASVIDISGPEPRNVWTSTIMRNQFSSCVLLNGFLYGIDGNTGNGTLKCIDFATGAEKWAHNLGFGSLTAAGDRLIVLNDKGELFVVKATPTAFEQLATAGKILEKTCWTAPILCRDRIFCRNDKGDIVVLDVSK